A genomic stretch from Candidatus Nanoarchaeia archaeon includes:
- a CDS encoding cupin domain-containing protein, whose protein sequence is MKHTKPYFRFDDERGFLIEIIKGDAWKQLSHSSTRKGTTRGGHYHKITKEFFYVIKGSAEVKIKSAKTGKEETFIAKKGDCFIVDPYDFHWLTAIEDAEWVVLLSKEYDENDKDIYK, encoded by the coding sequence ATGAAACACACAAAGCCGTACTTCAGGTTTGATGACGAGCGCGGATTTCTCATAGAGATCATCAAAGGAGATGCCTGGAAACAACTGAGCCATTCCTCCACAAGGAAAGGCACCACACGAGGAGGCCATTACCATAAGATAACCAAGGAGTTTTTCTATGTCATAAAAGGATCTGCCGAAGTCAAAATCAAAAGCGCAAAGACAGGAAAAGAGGAAACCTTCATCGCAAAGAAAGGCGACTGCTTCATAGTAGATCCCTATGACTTCCATTGGCTCACAGCCATTGAGGACGCAGAATGGGTTGTCCTGCTTTCCAAGGAATATGACGAGAATGACAAGGATATCTATAAGTAG